In the genome of Aedes aegypti strain LVP_AGWG chromosome 2, AaegL5.0 Primary Assembly, whole genome shotgun sequence, the window AAAGtgtagatggctaacagtatgttgcgtttcgcgATTGGAAGCGTATAGATACTAATAATTTTCAGGGGTagtaacaaaataattgaatttttagattatatgagattattttgcaatcaaaaatgGGGTGCTCATTGTGGTGAAGTATACATATCTATCTATAATGATAATTGTTTTAGAATATTACATCTAGATAGAAGTCAGTAAAAATGGTTCTTAAGGAGACAGCACTGATGAATATTATCACGCAATAAACATAATTCGCATATTAAGCCCAATTCAATGTGTGATAATATTCATCAGTGCTGTCTCCTTAAGAACCATTTTACATTCATCCGTGAACTTTATAAGACAAAGGAAATCATGCGGATCTAGTGtgttcatctaaaaattgttggaaatcatgcaaacattcgaaaaattcataatattttcagcacttttatcgacttttccttaaggtggccaaactgccccactttcccctaagTGCTTACCCATTGAATGAGATCTTGTGGATCTTTTTGTTGAACACTTTCACGGAATGTGTCGGAACATCCGGTTGTCGGATGTCGATGAAGTGAACGTTGCCGGCTTCATCTCCGAGAGCAACTATACAGTTGGCTTCCTTCCGTGTAGTCCAGTACACCGTTGTGAAACCGAAGTTATGACCATCGAATAGGGCCGATGCTGGCCGTGGCTTGCGTAGATCCCACAGCAAAGCAGAGTGATCCAACGACGACGAGGCAAACATCATGTTATCCTCTCGATTGGTTGAAAGACCTGTTATGGCATCAGTATGAGCCATCGCCATCGTCGTGGTGGAATGGAGATCGGCCGCGTAGTTCCACACTTTGAGACACCCATCATGCGAGCCTGTGATCAGTTTATTTTCCTCGCCTTCGATAAGATCCATTGCCGACACTCCTTCGATGTGCTCTGATTGACCATCGACTAGGTACAGGGAATACCCTTCGCCGCGAGCTTCGTTCCTTGTGGACCATAATTCCACGGAGCCTTTATCGGTTCCAATTATAAACTGAAAGatacaaaatagttttagaaggCTCAATCGCGGCAGGGCAGTGCGTAGCCTTGAAGTAGTTTGATTCGCCTATATCTGGACatatattcacaaaaaaaaaacaaacacaatACCTACTCACCAGATTTGGATCCTTGGTGAACTGCAGCGCCGTAATGCAGTATCGACACTGTCGCTTGAAGCTGACTTTGGAATCATCCAGCACCTCTTCGGCGCTCTCCCAGCCGTAGAAACTGGAGCCCCATCGACGACCCATCAGGTCATTTCCGGCAACGATAATCTGCCCGTTTCCGTTACGTGCAACGTGCTCCAGACATGGGTGCAGTACGTTTTGAGTGGCCTTGCGCGTCATGCGATACTGCAGGGAGTTCATATTCGGATAGTCAACGCTGCAGGCCAGTTCTTCCGCCGTGCCCGGAGGTTTGTATTCCGGGGGTTCTTTGAACATCTCCACCATGTCGAGTCGCTTGTGATAATCCATGGCGTTGGGTAAGATAAATGGTCACTAGTAACTGTATAAATTAAGCAGGCTCACGTCGGATAATAACTGCAAACACgtaaaaagtttgatttttacGACAAATAAACCACGATGTCGCCGATTTTCGTGCTTCTATCGGCCGTGTCGGCaagaatgtaaacaaatgcaaggCTTACAAATGCGTGTGTGTGTGCGTGTGTTAAAAAAACAAGTTTCGCATAACATCGCGCGCGCCAAACCAAAAAGGCGTTTGAAGAATATAGATCGCCAAAAAACAAGTTTCGTTAATCTTGGAAcgctacactgaaacaagcgttgcagtaatgagaaccatgaacgtgtttttaaatttactattccaaccacgat includes:
- the LOC5569343 gene encoding protein valois: MDYHKRLDMVEMFKEPPEYKPPGTAEELACSVDYPNMNSLQYRMTRKATQNVLHPCLEHVARNGNGQIIVAGNDLMGRRWGSSFYGWESAEEVLDDSKVSFKRQCRYCITALQFTKDPNLFIIGTDKGSVELWSTRNEARGEGYSLYLVDGQSEHIEGVSAMDLIEGEENKLITGSHDGCLKVWNYAADLHSTTTMAMAHTDAITGLSTNREDNMMFASSSLDHSALLWDLRKPRPASALFDGHNFGFTTVYWTTRKEANCIVALGDEAGNVHFIDIRQPDVPTHSVKVFNKKIHKISFNGTQFVVLGNTNQARFYDENLALLHECTPAPNYLRDVVWENSDSKEKSSCWLVGWDTFFQKVEY